In the Hordeum vulgare subsp. vulgare chromosome 7H, MorexV3_pseudomolecules_assembly, whole genome shotgun sequence genome, one interval contains:
- the LOC123407296 gene encoding acyl transferase 4-like isoform X2, producing the protein MSNSSMTSTPTIARSPPELIAPAVPTPGGTLPLSSIDRTAGGAGLVNLIQVFPPPSFTTARKSQDAAAALVAMRDGLARTLVPYYPVAGRVAPSGLAVNCTGEGVWFVDAAASCTLADVDGLDSSPLLIPGELLLPRPAPGQKLDGLILMVQATRFTCGGFAVGISFSHAVFDGQGAAQFLTAVGELARGLQVPSVTPVWHRDAVPDPPSPPPPQLTEFRLVAQVADISAESIARVKDEFNQAAATSTGEVCSTFDAVTAVVFKCRALALASAPPDDSDVRIAFAAGTRHLLRGVLPAVEGYYGNCVYLACVTRAGKAVREASLAELVGAVREAKEAVPARFAGWMRGVDHYDVPLDYSTVTVSDWSRVGFHEVDYGFGAPGERDAHL; encoded by the exons ATGTCCAACTCCAGTATGACCAGCACGCCCACCATTGCCAGGTCGCCGCCGGAGCTCATCGCGCCGGCGGTGCCCACCCCCGGTGGcaccctccctctctcctccATTGACAGGACCGCCGGCGGCGCCGGCTTGGTTAATCTCATCCAGGTCTTCCCCCCTCCCTCGTTCACCACCGCCCGCAAGAGCCAGGACGCCGCGGCGGCCCTGGTCGCTATGCGCGACGGGCTCGCGAGGACTCTTGTACCGTACTACCCGGTGGCCGGCCGCGTCGCCCCGAGTGGCCTTGCAGTGAACTGCACCGGCGAGGGCGTCTGGTTCGTGGATGCCGCCGCGAGCTGCACGCTTGCCGACGTGGACGGCCTCGACTCCAGCCCGCTGCTCATCCCCGGGGAGCTCCTCCTCCCGCGCCCTGCCCCCGGTCAGAAGCTCGACGGCCTCATCCTCATGGTCCAGGCGACGAGGTTCACCTGCGGTGGTTTCGCCGTCGGGATCAGCTTCAGCCACGCGGTGTTCGACGGCCAGGGCGCTGCGCAGTTCCTCACGGCGGTGGGGGAGCTAGCGCGGGGGCTCCAGGTGCCGTCAGTGACTCCGGTGTGGCACCGCGACGCGGTCCCGGACCCTCCCAGCCCGCCGCCGCCTCAGCTCACGGAGTTCAGGTTGGTGGCCCAGGTGGCCGACATATCGGCGGAGAGCATCGCGCGCGTCAAGGACGAGTTCAACCAGGCTGCTGCGACATCGACGGGGGAGGTTTGCTCCACCTTTGACGCGGTGACGGCCGTGGTGTTCAAGTGCCGAGCGCTGGCACTGGCGTCCGCGCCCCCTGACGACTCTGATGTTCGGATCGCCTTCGCCGCCGGCACGCGGCACCTGCTTCGCGGCGTGCTGCCGGCGGTGGAGGGCTACTACGGCAACTGCGTTTACCTGGCGTGCGTCACTAGGGCGGGCAAGGCCGTCCGGGAGGCGTCACTGGCGGAGCTCGTCGGCGCGGTACGGGAGGCGAAGGAGGCGGTCCCCGCGCGGTTCGCTGGCTGGATGCGCGGCGTCGATCACTACGACGTGCCCCTGGACTACAGCACGGTGACGGTGTCAGACTGGAGCCGCGTCGGCTTCCACGAGGTGGACTACGGCTTCGGCGCGCCAGG GGAGAGAGATGCACACCTATGA
- the LOC123407296 gene encoding acyl transferase 4-like isoform X3 has product MSNSSMTSTPTIARSPPELIAPAVPTPGGTLPLSSIDRTAGGAGLVNLIQVFPPPSFTTARKSQDAAAALVAMRDGLARTLVPYYPVAGRVAPSGLAVNCTGEGVWFVDAAASCTLADVDGLDSSPLLIPGELLLPRPAPGQKLDGLILMVQATRFTCGGFAVGISFSHAVFDGQGAAQFLTAVGELARGLQVPSVTPVWHRDAVPDPPSPPPPQLTEFRLVAQVADISAESIARVKDEFNQAAATSTGEVCSTFDAVTAVVFKCRALALASAPPDDSDVRIAFAAGTRHLLRGVLPAVEGYYGNCVYLACVTRAGKAVREASLAELVGAVREAKEAVPARFAGWMRGVDHYDVPLDYSTVTVSDWSRVGFHEVDYGFGAPGT; this is encoded by the exons ATGTCCAACTCCAGTATGACCAGCACGCCCACCATTGCCAGGTCGCCGCCGGAGCTCATCGCGCCGGCGGTGCCCACCCCCGGTGGcaccctccctctctcctccATTGACAGGACCGCCGGCGGCGCCGGCTTGGTTAATCTCATCCAGGTCTTCCCCCCTCCCTCGTTCACCACCGCCCGCAAGAGCCAGGACGCCGCGGCGGCCCTGGTCGCTATGCGCGACGGGCTCGCGAGGACTCTTGTACCGTACTACCCGGTGGCCGGCCGCGTCGCCCCGAGTGGCCTTGCAGTGAACTGCACCGGCGAGGGCGTCTGGTTCGTGGATGCCGCCGCGAGCTGCACGCTTGCCGACGTGGACGGCCTCGACTCCAGCCCGCTGCTCATCCCCGGGGAGCTCCTCCTCCCGCGCCCTGCCCCCGGTCAGAAGCTCGACGGCCTCATCCTCATGGTCCAGGCGACGAGGTTCACCTGCGGTGGTTTCGCCGTCGGGATCAGCTTCAGCCACGCGGTGTTCGACGGCCAGGGCGCTGCGCAGTTCCTCACGGCGGTGGGGGAGCTAGCGCGGGGGCTCCAGGTGCCGTCAGTGACTCCGGTGTGGCACCGCGACGCGGTCCCGGACCCTCCCAGCCCGCCGCCGCCTCAGCTCACGGAGTTCAGGTTGGTGGCCCAGGTGGCCGACATATCGGCGGAGAGCATCGCGCGCGTCAAGGACGAGTTCAACCAGGCTGCTGCGACATCGACGGGGGAGGTTTGCTCCACCTTTGACGCGGTGACGGCCGTGGTGTTCAAGTGCCGAGCGCTGGCACTGGCGTCCGCGCCCCCTGACGACTCTGATGTTCGGATCGCCTTCGCCGCCGGCACGCGGCACCTGCTTCGCGGCGTGCTGCCGGCGGTGGAGGGCTACTACGGCAACTGCGTTTACCTGGCGTGCGTCACTAGGGCGGGCAAGGCCGTCCGGGAGGCGTCACTGGCGGAGCTCGTCGGCGCGGTACGGGAGGCGAAGGAGGCGGTCCCCGCGCGGTTCGCTGGCTGGATGCGCGGCGTCGATCACTACGACGTGCCCCTGGACTACAGCACGGTGACGGTGTCAGACTGGAGCCGCGTCGGCTTCCACGAGGTGGACTACGGCTTCGGCGCGCCAGG gacctag
- the LOC123407296 gene encoding acyl transferase 4-like isoform X1: MSNSSMTSTPTIARSPPELIAPAVPTPGGTLPLSSIDRTAGGAGLVNLIQVFPPPSFTTARKSQDAAAALVAMRDGLARTLVPYYPVAGRVAPSGLAVNCTGEGVWFVDAAASCTLADVDGLDSSPLLIPGELLLPRPAPGQKLDGLILMVQATRFTCGGFAVGISFSHAVFDGQGAAQFLTAVGELARGLQVPSVTPVWHRDAVPDPPSPPPPQLTEFRLVAQVADISAESIARVKDEFNQAAATSTGEVCSTFDAVTAVVFKCRALALASAPPDDSDVRIAFAAGTRHLLRGVLPAVEGYYGNCVYLACVTRAGKAVREASLAELVGAVREAKEAVPARFAGWMRGVDHYDVPLDYSTVTVSDWSRVGFHEVDYGFGAPGYVFPLNDHVNFVASLNYIRPPAARRGGIRVVLRCVEELHAAAFAVELAKLA, from the coding sequence ATGTCCAACTCCAGTATGACCAGCACGCCCACCATTGCCAGGTCGCCGCCGGAGCTCATCGCGCCGGCGGTGCCCACCCCCGGTGGcaccctccctctctcctccATTGACAGGACCGCCGGCGGCGCCGGCTTGGTTAATCTCATCCAGGTCTTCCCCCCTCCCTCGTTCACCACCGCCCGCAAGAGCCAGGACGCCGCGGCGGCCCTGGTCGCTATGCGCGACGGGCTCGCGAGGACTCTTGTACCGTACTACCCGGTGGCCGGCCGCGTCGCCCCGAGTGGCCTTGCAGTGAACTGCACCGGCGAGGGCGTCTGGTTCGTGGATGCCGCCGCGAGCTGCACGCTTGCCGACGTGGACGGCCTCGACTCCAGCCCGCTGCTCATCCCCGGGGAGCTCCTCCTCCCGCGCCCTGCCCCCGGTCAGAAGCTCGACGGCCTCATCCTCATGGTCCAGGCGACGAGGTTCACCTGCGGTGGTTTCGCCGTCGGGATCAGCTTCAGCCACGCGGTGTTCGACGGCCAGGGCGCTGCGCAGTTCCTCACGGCGGTGGGGGAGCTAGCGCGGGGGCTCCAGGTGCCGTCAGTGACTCCGGTGTGGCACCGCGACGCGGTCCCGGACCCTCCCAGCCCGCCGCCGCCTCAGCTCACGGAGTTCAGGTTGGTGGCCCAGGTGGCCGACATATCGGCGGAGAGCATCGCGCGCGTCAAGGACGAGTTCAACCAGGCTGCTGCGACATCGACGGGGGAGGTTTGCTCCACCTTTGACGCGGTGACGGCCGTGGTGTTCAAGTGCCGAGCGCTGGCACTGGCGTCCGCGCCCCCTGACGACTCTGATGTTCGGATCGCCTTCGCCGCCGGCACGCGGCACCTGCTTCGCGGCGTGCTGCCGGCGGTGGAGGGCTACTACGGCAACTGCGTTTACCTGGCGTGCGTCACTAGGGCGGGCAAGGCCGTCCGGGAGGCGTCACTGGCGGAGCTCGTCGGCGCGGTACGGGAGGCGAAGGAGGCGGTCCCCGCGCGGTTCGCTGGCTGGATGCGCGGCGTCGATCACTACGACGTGCCCCTGGACTACAGCACGGTGACGGTGTCAGACTGGAGCCGCGTCGGCTTCCACGAGGTGGACTACGGCTTCGGCGCGCCAGGGTACGTGTTCCCGCTCAACGACCACGTCAACTTCGTCGCGTCGCTCAACTATATCAGGCCGCCGGCGGCCAGGCGTGGGGGCATCCGGGTAGTGCTCCGCTGCGTCGAGGAGCTTCATGCCGCCGCGTTCGCCGTCGAGCTCGCCAAGTTGGCCTAG